A stretch of the Kroppenstedtia eburnea genome encodes the following:
- a CDS encoding SpoIIIAH-like family protein codes for MNKQTVWLVTMLTLMVVLSAYYIVTGPVEPAVDQTVLEESGDIQVETREKDDGEKKKEKKEKKAEDQSAAAKTDSDYFVGYQLQRSSLRSKMTEEYMKVLTDPEASKDALKEAQGKIDELMKVDKSESVMEDLIREEGFRDAVVITNDDHFVDVIVQSDKLSRKQVVKLIGMVKKQLGVPATQVSIAHRG; via the coding sequence ATGAACAAACAGACGGTCTGGCTGGTGACCATGTTGACGTTGATGGTGGTTTTGTCCGCCTACTATATTGTGACGGGTCCGGTGGAACCGGCAGTGGATCAGACGGTGTTGGAAGAGTCGGGGGATATTCAGGTGGAGACGCGGGAGAAAGATGACGGAGAAAAGAAGAAGGAGAAAAAAGAGAAGAAAGCGGAGGATCAGTCGGCTGCGGCCAAAACCGACAGCGATTACTTCGTGGGATATCAACTTCAGCGCAGTTCCCTTCGCTCCAAGATGACGGAAGAATATATGAAGGTGCTGACAGATCCCGAGGCGTCCAAGGATGCGTTGAAAGAGGCCCAGGGCAAGATTGACGAACTGATGAAAGTGGACAAATCGGAATCGGTCATGGAAGACTTGATCCGTGAAGAAGGGTTTCGTGACGCTGTGGTGATCACCAACGATGATCACTTTGTCGATGTGATCGTTCAAAGTGATAAACTGAGCAGAAAACAGGTGGTCAAACTGATCGGGATGGTGAAAAAACAGTTGGGAGTTCCCGCCACACAAGTTTCCATCGCACACCGGGGCTGA
- the accB gene encoding acetyl-CoA carboxylase biotin carboxyl carrier protein, which yields MKMHELRELIRLVDESKIEEFELENDGTKVLIKKALSDRQAVAIDSPAEVRPVEPEQGNRVEAAPAPVPATEAISPQQAPAATGEEETDLHKIVSPMVGTFYRAPSPDSDPYVKDGSRVDEKTVVCIVEAMKLMNEIEAEVRGEIVKVLVENGQLVEYGQPLFLVKAD from the coding sequence ATGAAGATGCACGAATTACGGGAACTGATCCGGCTGGTTGATGAGTCTAAAATTGAAGAGTTTGAACTGGAGAATGATGGAACCAAAGTGTTGATCAAGAAAGCGCTCTCGGACCGGCAGGCGGTCGCTATCGACTCCCCTGCCGAAGTAAGGCCCGTGGAACCGGAGCAAGGAAACCGGGTGGAAGCCGCTCCCGCTCCTGTTCCGGCAACGGAAGCGATCTCTCCTCAGCAGGCGCCTGCGGCCACCGGGGAAGAGGAGACTGATCTGCACAAGATCGTCTCTCCGATGGTGGGGACTTTTTACCGTGCCCCTTCTCCCGATTCCGATCCTTATGTCAAGGATGGAAGCCGGGTGGACGAAAAAACGGTGGTCTGCATCGTGGAAGCGATGAAACTGATGAACGAAATCGAGGCTGAAGTAAGGGGCGAGATCGTCAAGGTGCTCGTGGAAAACGGGCAACTGGTTGAATACGGTCAGCCGCTGTTTCTGGTTAAAGCCGACTAA